One window from the genome of Treponema sp. OMZ 838 encodes:
- a CDS encoding tryptophanase: MKKYVPEPFRIKMVEPIKMTTREERLKKLEAAKYNMFNLRGEDVYIDLLTDSGTNAMSDKQWAGVMVGDEAYAGGKSYFKLLEAGQDIFGYEFIQPVHQGRAAEKVMFPLLLKKGQFAISNMFFDTTRAHVTLSGGKPVDCVCAEAKKPSVYAPFKGNMDVEKLEKYINEYGKENVGMIVMTITNNSAGGQPVSMQNIREVSAVAKKYGILFNIDAARFAENAYFIKEREAGYNNKSIKDIVREMFSYADTFTMSAKKDAIVNMGGIIGIKNNKDIYQLIKGNCISFEGFITYGGLAGRDLEALAIGLYEGIDEAYLKYRNASMEYLASQLLDAGVAIQNPAGGHGVYVDANAMFPHIPYYEFPGHTLCVELYKEAGIRTCDIGSFMLGNDPETGKQIKSEFEFARLAIPRRVYTQAHLDVIAEALINIKERASQVKGYRIIWEPPILRHFQAHLEPIK, translated from the coding sequence ATGAAAAAGTATGTACCGGAACCGTTTAGAATCAAAATGGTAGAGCCAATCAAAATGACAACCCGCGAAGAACGCCTCAAAAAACTTGAAGCGGCAAAGTACAATATGTTCAACCTGCGCGGGGAAGATGTGTACATCGACTTATTAACCGACAGCGGAACAAACGCAATGAGCGATAAACAGTGGGCGGGTGTGATGGTCGGTGATGAGGCGTATGCCGGCGGCAAAAGCTATTTTAAATTGCTCGAAGCGGGACAGGATATTTTCGGATACGAATTTATCCAGCCGGTACATCAAGGACGTGCAGCGGAAAAAGTTATGTTCCCCTTATTGCTTAAAAAAGGGCAGTTCGCTATTTCCAATATGTTCTTTGATACGACACGAGCGCATGTTACGTTATCCGGCGGAAAACCGGTAGACTGCGTGTGTGCGGAAGCGAAAAAACCGTCCGTCTATGCTCCGTTTAAGGGCAACATGGATGTTGAAAAACTTGAAAAGTATATCAATGAATACGGCAAAGAAAATGTCGGCATGATTGTTATGACCATTACCAACAATTCTGCCGGCGGTCAGCCCGTATCCATGCAAAACATCCGCGAGGTTTCTGCGGTCGCAAAAAAATACGGTATCTTATTTAATATCGATGCCGCTCGTTTTGCGGAAAACGCCTATTTTATCAAAGAGCGCGAAGCGGGATATAACAATAAATCCATTAAGGACATTGTCCGCGAGATGTTCAGCTATGCCGACACCTTTACGATGAGTGCAAAAAAGGATGCAATCGTCAACATGGGCGGCATTATCGGTATTAAGAACAACAAAGATATTTACCAGCTGATTAAAGGCAACTGTATTTCGTTTGAAGGGTTTATTACCTACGGCGGCCTTGCCGGCCGGGATCTGGAAGCCTTGGCGATTGGTTTGTACGAAGGTATCGATGAGGCATATCTGAAATACCGCAATGCTTCTATGGAATATTTGGCATCTCAGCTGCTTGATGCCGGTGTTGCCATCCAAAATCCTGCGGGCGGACACGGTGTTTACGTCGATGCGAACGCAATGTTCCCGCACATTCCCTACTATGAATTCCCCGGCCATACACTCTGTGTAGAGCTGTACAAAGAAGCCGGTATCCGTACCTGCGATATTGGGTCGTTCATGCTCGGCAATGATCCTGAAACAGGCAAGCAGATTAAGTCCGAATTTGAGTTTGCACGGTTAGCTATTCCGCGCCGTGTATACACTCAGGCTCATTTGGATGTCATTGCGGAAGCGTTAATCAACATCAAAGAGCGAGCTTCGCAGGTGAAAGGCTACCGCATCATCTGGGAACCGCCGATTTTACGTCACTTCCAAGCTCATTTGGAACCCATTAAATAG
- a CDS encoding sodium-dependent transporter, whose translation MIHKETRRDQFGSQFGFILACIGSAVGMGNIWLFPFRAGQFGGAAFLIPYVIFVTFIGYTGIVEEMCLGRAMRTGPHGAFLKATQMRGNNSGAAIGWIPVIGSLGIAIGYTVVVGWIIRFTAGAFSGSMLAAENSGAYFGVIAGRLSSLPWHSTAIIGCFIIMAAGISSGIEKVNKVMMPAFFGLFIILAIRVATLPKAADGYTFLFKADWSKLADVKTWVYALGQAFFSLSLAGSGTVVYGSYLKDNEDAPTSAKFTAIFDTLAALLAALVIIPAVFVYNLEPTAGPPLMFITMPMIFKEMPAGTLFSIIFFVAVLFAGITSLINLYETPVEMLQQKFKLSRKVSLLIVLGLGFLIGLIVEDGNILGTWMDVISIYIIPLGALLAGIMFFWVCNKDFVLREVSKGRLKPIGSAYVVQGKYLYCGVTVIIYILGIFYGGIG comes from the coding sequence ATGATACATAAAGAAACACGGCGCGATCAATTCGGCTCACAGTTTGGATTTATTCTTGCTTGCATCGGTTCCGCCGTCGGTATGGGGAATATCTGGCTGTTCCCGTTCCGTGCCGGGCAGTTCGGGGGTGCGGCATTTTTAATTCCCTACGTCATCTTTGTTACTTTTATCGGATACACGGGTATTGTTGAAGAAATGTGTTTAGGACGGGCAATGAGAACAGGCCCGCACGGTGCGTTTCTGAAAGCGACTCAAATGCGCGGCAATAATTCCGGAGCTGCTATCGGATGGATTCCCGTTATCGGTTCGCTCGGTATTGCAATCGGATATACAGTTGTGGTCGGATGGATTATCCGCTTTACGGCGGGAGCTTTTTCGGGTTCCATGCTTGCAGCGGAAAACAGCGGTGCATACTTCGGGGTCATTGCCGGACGGCTTTCAAGCTTACCGTGGCACAGTACCGCAATTATCGGTTGCTTTATAATTATGGCAGCAGGTATTTCATCAGGTATCGAAAAAGTCAACAAAGTGATGATGCCGGCATTTTTCGGCTTGTTTATTATTCTTGCCATTCGTGTTGCGACATTACCGAAAGCAGCTGACGGATATACCTTTTTATTTAAAGCAGACTGGAGTAAATTAGCGGATGTAAAAACGTGGGTTTATGCGCTTGGTCAAGCATTCTTTTCGTTATCCCTCGCCGGAAGCGGTACTGTGGTATACGGCAGCTATTTGAAGGATAATGAAGATGCTCCAACCAGTGCAAAATTCACAGCGATATTCGATACCCTTGCAGCGCTGCTTGCGGCATTGGTTATTATCCCCGCAGTCTTTGTGTATAACCTTGAACCGACAGCAGGGCCTCCGTTGATGTTTATCACCATGCCGATGATCTTTAAAGAAATGCCTGCCGGCACCCTGTTTTCGATTATATTCTTTGTTGCGGTATTGTTCGCCGGAATTACCTCACTGATCAATCTCTATGAAACACCGGTAGAAATGCTGCAGCAAAAGTTTAAGCTGAGCCGGAAAGTTTCGCTTCTGATTGTGCTCGGTCTCGGTTTTCTTATCGGATTGATTGTTGAAGACGGAAACATACTCGGTACATGGATGGATGTTATCAGTATTTATATTATTCCGCTCGGAGCCTTACTTGCCGGTATTATGTTCTTCTGGGTATGCAATAAAGATTTCGTGTTACGCGAAGTTTCAAAAGGCCGCTTAAAACCGATCGGCAGCGCGTATGTTGTGCAAGGAAAATATCTTTACTGCGGCGTTACCGTCATCATATATATTCTCGGTATTTTCTACGGCGGTATCGGTTGA
- a CDS encoding bifunctional oligoribonuclease/PAP phosphatase NrnA — MEDKLSTLCSVLSKDQPVLIQTHDFPDHDALGAAYALLKLLESYGYKVEIAYGGHIQSLSLIEFVEYLDYPLLKLDEIADLKKYQVVIVDGSPFKGTVKKVGGILKAVIDHHPARMQSTAAYTDIRAGIGACSSIIWSYWKESGKEYDRMTATAMIAGIQLDTAFLSRSVNKLDLDAYYELYFKSDVQKTYQMIKTTINICDLEEIGRAFTDYLRIDNFLIVELSEDYSRAILSIVADFLIWIKDISFVIVIETNGPEYKLSARSRDSKLDAGYLIQETVKDMGSGGGHAHMAGGAIDADRYCGKTAFLNAIIALAHSEQRK, encoded by the coding sequence ATGGAAGACAAATTATCTACGCTTTGTTCGGTTTTAAGCAAAGACCAACCGGTACTTATACAAACGCATGATTTTCCGGATCATGATGCCCTCGGTGCGGCGTATGCTCTTTTAAAACTTTTAGAAAGTTACGGTTACAAAGTAGAGATTGCTTATGGCGGTCATATTCAAAGTCTATCTTTAATAGAATTTGTAGAATATTTAGACTATCCTCTTTTAAAACTTGATGAAATTGCTGATTTAAAAAAATACCAAGTTGTAATTGTAGACGGCTCCCCTTTTAAGGGAACCGTAAAAAAGGTAGGCGGTATCTTAAAGGCCGTAATAGATCACCATCCGGCACGAATGCAGTCTACAGCAGCTTATACGGATATAAGGGCGGGAATCGGAGCCTGTTCTTCTATCATTTGGTCTTATTGGAAAGAATCGGGAAAAGAATATGACAGAATGACTGCGACAGCAATGATTGCGGGTATACAGCTGGATACGGCTTTTTTATCCAGAAGTGTAAACAAACTTGATCTGGATGCTTATTATGAACTTTACTTTAAATCGGACGTGCAAAAAACATATCAAATGATTAAAACGACCATAAACATCTGCGATCTTGAAGAAATAGGACGGGCTTTTACCGACTATTTACGCATAGATAATTTCTTAATTGTAGAATTAAGTGAAGATTACTCAAGAGCCATTTTGTCTATTGTAGCCGATTTTTTAATTTGGATAAAAGATATTTCTTTTGTTATTGTAATAGAAACAAACGGGCCTGAATACAAACTCTCTGCACGAAGCCGTGATAGCAAGCTTGATGCGGGGTATTTAATTCAAGAAACGGTAAAAGACATGGGGTCTGGAGGAGGCCACGCGCACATGGCTGGCGGAGCGATAGATGCAGATAGATACTGCGGCAAAACCGCATTTTTAAACGCTATTATTGCATTAGCCCATTCTGAACAAAGAAAATAA
- a CDS encoding BMP family ABC transporter substrate-binding protein yields the protein MTLKQKIIILGCSIALIAGVPLFAKPKAVFVAVFVPGIVKGNPTYELLVEGVQDAKAQLDKKGTPITVKVVEGGVNQGEWQNGLTALALSKKYDLIISSNPSLPAIAEKVLQSAPKQKFLLLDGYLAGNAQIKTVGFNQYEQGYLNGYYAALVSSSSMKNANAAYKIGLLAGQEFPVMNDKIRKGYLDGAKAVNKNFELDFRVLGNWYDAAKASELAASMIKNNVDVILTICGGGNAGVVAAAREHGAYVMWFDRPGYSYGKDIVVGSTEVSQKTACTDSVIAFVEGRLEFGTSAELGIKDGAVNFAFEGVPSAVPADITQKVKQLIDGVKTGALTLSAH from the coding sequence ATGACGTTAAAACAAAAAATCATCATACTCGGTTGTAGTATCGCCTTAATTGCAGGCGTACCTCTTTTTGCAAAACCAAAAGCGGTTTTCGTTGCGGTCTTTGTGCCCGGAATTGTCAAAGGGAACCCGACGTATGAATTGCTCGTAGAGGGCGTACAGGACGCGAAGGCGCAGCTGGATAAAAAAGGTACACCGATTACCGTCAAGGTTGTAGAAGGCGGTGTGAATCAGGGTGAATGGCAAAACGGATTGACGGCACTTGCCTTAAGCAAAAAGTATGATCTCATTATCAGTTCCAATCCTTCGTTGCCGGCAATCGCAGAAAAGGTGCTGCAATCCGCGCCCAAACAAAAATTCCTGCTGCTGGACGGCTACCTTGCCGGAAACGCACAAATAAAAACAGTCGGATTTAATCAGTACGAACAGGGTTACCTCAACGGTTACTACGCCGCGCTCGTAAGCAGCAGTTCGATGAAGAATGCAAACGCTGCGTATAAGATCGGCCTTCTCGCCGGACAGGAATTCCCGGTTATGAATGACAAAATACGGAAAGGCTACTTGGACGGAGCAAAAGCCGTCAATAAAAACTTTGAGCTCGATTTCCGTGTCCTCGGTAATTGGTATGACGCCGCAAAAGCCTCCGAACTGGCCGCTTCGATGATTAAAAACAATGTGGATGTCATCTTAACAATCTGCGGCGGCGGAAATGCAGGCGTTGTGGCAGCCGCCCGTGAACACGGCGCGTATGTGATGTGGTTTGACCGGCCGGGCTATTCCTACGGGAAGGACATTGTCGTCGGTTCAACGGAAGTCAGCCAAAAGACAGCCTGTACCGATTCCGTGATTGCCTTTGTGGAAGGACGCTTGGAGTTCGGCACATCGGCAGAACTCGGCATAAAAGACGGTGCGGTAAACTTTGCTTTTGAAGGAGTACCTTCCGCCGTACCGGCAGACATTACTCAAAAAGTAAAACAACTGATAGACGGCGTTAAAACCGGAGCATTGACCTTATCCGCTCACTAG